One part of the Brachyhypopomus gauderio isolate BG-103 unplaced genomic scaffold, BGAUD_0.2 sc748, whole genome shotgun sequence genome encodes these proteins:
- the LOC143507798 gene encoding uncharacterized protein LOC143507798: MKTKTKQIGRKTAGGKLERGQGAAQEDMAPTQSACPICAVIYCNLSQHLRVCHKVTNKDEMTLLLQLSSGRVKGIFDCKVPDCNSSHIKRLDKHYNKMHQDVLIGDLAKFTKLSKEEYILRSLASLRANVPRPPLVSTLDGGYSPLPAYLLQGSFTDMSSELDEAPVPFEPEHIGEPEACSTPVAATSVPGPSTSVAVHSTADPAPSTSVPRPSSTTKCDARSSCKLSNLEVQRLKKALAEASPGEKCQRPSCRANFERLVDLEKAFRNTQSPIRSKHSLSSPISKEIHPNIRRIVKEFTIVNSGANLEGRKKENAISAENHIFRFVNFSMRDMPEKKGTFSFLRNGDNFGIHDSPEGEGAGGHHCQKYLPYPSQVH, from the exons atgaaaaccaaaaccaaacagataggaagaaagacagcaggaggaaaacttgagagaggccagggagcggcgcaggag GATATGGCACCTACACAAAGTGCGTGTCCGATATGTGCAGTTATTTACTGCAACTTATCACAGCACCTCCGGGTGTGTCACAAGGTGACAAATAAAGATGAAATGACGCTACTGCTGCAGCTCTCCAGTGGGAG AGTGAAAGGCATTTTCGATTGCAAGGTGCCGGACTGCAACTCCTCACACATCAAGCGCTTGGATAAGCACTACAATAAAATGCACCAGGATGTGTTG atTGGGGACCTTGCCAAATTTACAAAGTTGTCGAAGGAGGAGTACATTTTAAGAAGCCTGGCCTCATTAAGGGCGAATGTTCCTAGGCCCCCGCTTGTTTCAACGCTGGATGGGGGTTACAGCCCACTTCCAGCATATTTATTACAAGGGTCTTTCACTGACATGTCCAGTGAATTGGACGAGGCCCCGGTCCCTTTTGAGCCAGAGCACATCGGTGAACCAGAGGCATGCTCCACCCCAGTTGCTGCGACATCCGTCCCTGGGCCCTCCACCTCTGTTGCTGTACACTCCACGGCAGACCCTGCGCCTTCCACCTCAGTGCCTAGGCCCTCATCCACCACCAAATGTGATGCTCGCTCATCCTGTAAGTTATCAAATCTGGAGGTACAAAGGTTAAAGAAGGCACTTGCGGAAGCTAGCCCCGGAGAAAAGTGTCAGAGGCCAAGCTGCAGGGCAAACTTTGAAAGGTTGGTGGACCTGGAGAAAGCCTTCAGGAATACACAGTCCCCCATACGGTCCAAACACAGCCTCAGCTCTCCGATTTCGAAAGAAATCCACCCTAACATCA GGCGCATTGTTAAGGAATTTACAATTGTAAATTCTGGTGCAAACCTGGAGGGGCGAAAAAAGGAGAACGCCATCTCGGCGGAAAATCACATTTTCCGTTTTGTCAACTTTAGTATGCGTGACATGCCAGAAAAGAAGGGGACATTCTCTTTCTTGCGAAACGGGGATAATTTTGGA ATACATGACTCACCTGAAGGGGAAGGGGCTGGCGGTCACCACTGTCAGAAATATCTTCCTTACCCTTCGCAAgttcattaa